A single window of Coffea eugenioides isolate CCC68of chromosome 7, Ceug_1.0, whole genome shotgun sequence DNA harbors:
- the LOC113776895 gene encoding AT-hook motif nuclear-localized protein 21-like: protein MVFTSDTSHALHVIELVTSNTSSGNVVARRPRGRPPSSKNNPKPPVIITQESANTLRAHKLEVSSGCDVFELAATYVRKRQRGICILSSSGTVNNVSLRQLAAAGSVMTLHGWFEILSLSSSFLPPPTPLGATNLTIYLARRYGQVVGGNVVGALIASGPVIVIAASFTNVAYERLSLDEDDHSLQVQPPMVSQPSVGGDGSGTSGAVAGGSNNKFSDPSLGLPLF from the exons ATGGTTTTTACCAGTGATACTTCGCATGCTTTGCACGTGATTG AGCTGGTCACATCAAACACAAGCTCAGGCAATGTTGTAGCTCGTCGGCCAAGAGGCCGGCCACCTAGCTCCAAAAACAATCCTAAACCCCCGGTGATAATCACTCAAGAGAGTGCCAACACGCTCCGAGCACATAAATTAGAGGTCAGCAGCGGCTGTGATGTGTTTGAATTAGCTGCAACATATGTTAGAAAAAGGCAAAGAGGTATTTGCATATTGAGTAGTAGTGGCACGGTCAACAATGTGAGCTTGAGGCAACTAGCTGCTGCCGGCTCAGTCATGACGTTACATGGCTGGTTCGAAATTTTATCATTGTCGAGCTCCTTCCTTCCACCACCAACTCCACTGGGTGCCACCAATTTGACCATATATTTGGCTAGAAGATACGGTCAAGTTGTTGGAGGAAATGTTGTGGGAGCTTTGATTGCTTCTGGACCTGTGATTGTTATTGCTGCTTCTTTCACTAATGTAGCATATGAAAGACTGTCTTTGGATGAAGATGATCACTCACTTCAGGTGCAGCCACCTATGGTGTCTCAGCCCTCCGTTGGTGGCGATGGCAGTGGCACTAGTGGTGCTGTTGCTGGTGGctcaaataataaattttctgaTCCATCTTTAGGGCTTCCCTTATTCTAA
- the LOC113776896 gene encoding histone-lysine N-methyltransferase, H3 lysine-9 specific SUVH5-like — translation MSLLTDTSPPAKMPGKRLFQEDSYPSNKHASKFKRSDADSVRSFPVHCGPFTSAMKTIKNFNASSNAVAAERLRIVAPTNVEYGFVRKAILHSGEPITKVKAKTDNKSHGDEDDEDCCIIEEKSSNFCEKKLVKDHGGITRKNSSQNHVHGQTSGVRESEEEEERDDEDVRILSASEWENRLQSRINCNNKRKKGNTAEKSVEETEVKDMENLAIVPYDNAAMNIVSHSNVQNALRLFDELYRSLLDEYKQELGEGPMRQQIHIKAAMLLKKQQKWVNTEPCFGHVPGVEIGNQFRFRVELALVGLHHEQMAGINHVTIEGKEYANSVVDSGLRRYGNRAASPDILLYSGQGQTFEDQKLQRGNLALKNSMDANYPVRVIRKTILGSVDATTATKKMYIYDGLYKVSKFGPERSKSGKLSLMFELVRSSRQPDCNHLSITKPRRSLKDLEDNNAETGYDVSGGKEKVPIMVVNEISIEKPDNFTYITKIMYPHWYQVSLPEGCDCVGGCSDSIRCPCAVKNGGELPFNEEGSIVRAKKMVHECGPNCKCPPSCQNRVSQHGPRLPLEIFRTKSTGWGVRSQVEIPSGSFICEYAGELLQDKEADLRDNDEYLFDLDDGEGFTIDAAKYGNVGRFINHSCSPNLYAQNVLYDHDDKRVPHVMLFATKKIPALKELSYDYNYKLNRVLDANGNIKMKKCFCGSRKCTDRLY, via the coding sequence ATGAGTTTGTTAACTGACACATCCCCTCCTGCTAAGATGCCCGGGAAGCGACTGTTTCAAGAGGACAGTTATCCAAGTAACAAACATGCATCAAAATTCAAGCGTTCAGATGCTGATTCAGTCCGAAGTTTTCCAGTCCATTGTGGTCCATTTACCTCCGCGATGAAGACTATCAAGAATTTCAATGCTTCTTCGAATGCTGTAGCAGCTGAGCGATTGAGAATTGTGGCACCAACTAATGTGGAATATGGGTTCGTAAGGAAAGCAATTCTTCACTCAGGTGAGCCAATTACCAAGGTGAAAGCCAAAACTGATAACAAATCACATGgagatgaagatgatgaagattGTTGCATTATAGAGGAGAAATCAAGTAATTTTTGTGAGAAAAAATTAGTCAAGGATCATGGTGGAATCACTCGAAAAAATTCAAGCCAAAATCATGTGCATGGGCAAACATCCGGAGTCCGTGAAtctgaagaggaagaagaaagagatgaCGAGGATGTTCGCATTTTATCTGCTTCAGAGTGGGAAAATAGACTTCAATCAAGAATCAATTgcaataataaaagaaaaaaaggaaatacaGCTGAAAAGAGTGTTGAAGAAACCGAAGTGAAGGATATGGAAAATCTGGCAATTGTTCCATATGATAATGCAGCCATGAACATTGTTAGTCACAGCAATGTGCAGAATGCCCTTAGGCTCTTTGATGAGCTATACAGAAGTCTCTTAGATGAATACAAGCAAGAGTTGGGGGAGGGACCAATGAGACAACAGATTCATATTAAAGCAGCAATGCTTCTCAAGAAACAGCAGAAATGGGTGAATACTGAACCATGTTTCGGACATGTTCCTGGGGTTGAAATTGGCAACCAGTTCCGATTCAGGGTTGAACTTGCTCTTGTTGGTCTACATCATGAACAAATGGCTGGTATTAATCACGTGACAATTGAAGGAAAAGAGTATGCTAACAGTGTGGTGGATTCAGGTCTGCGCCGTTATGGAAACAGAGCGGCTTCTCCTGATATTCTTCTATATTCTGGCCAAGGTCAGACATTTGAAGATCAAAAGCTCCAACGAGGTAATCTTGCCTTGAAGAATAGCATGGATGCAAATTATCCTGTGAGGGTTATTCGTAAAACTATCTTAGGATCTGTTGATGCAACCACAGCTACAAAGAAAATGTACATCTATGACGGTCTATATAAGGTGAGCAAATTTGGGCCTGAAAGATCCAAGTCTGGCAAATTGTCCTTGATGTTTGAATTGGTTCGATCGTCAAGGCAGCCAGATTGTAATCACCTAAGTATTACCAAGCCAAGAAGATCCTTAAAGGACCTCGAGGACAACAATGCTGAGACAGGATATGATGTGTCTGGAGGCAAGGAAAAAGTCCCAATCATGGTTGTGAATGAAATTAGCATTGAAAAACCAGATAACTTTACTTACATAACCAAGATAATGTATCCACATTGGTATCAAGTCTCATTGCCTGAAGGTTGTGATTGCGTTGGTGGATGCTCGGACTCCATTAGATGTCCTTGTGCTGTGAAGAACGGAGGGGAACTTCCGTTCAATGAGGAAGGCTCCATCGTTAGAGCAAAGAAAATGGTGCACGAATGTGGCCCGAATTGCAAATGCCCACCTTCTTGTCAGAACAGAGTTAGCCAACATGGTCCTCGATTGCCATTGGAGATATTTAGGACTAAATCAACTGGATGGGGTGTTAGATCACAGGTTGAAATCCCATCTGGCAGTTTCATATGTGAATATGCTGGAGAGTTGCTCCAGGACAAGGAAGCTGATTTAAGAGATAATGATGAATATCTTTTTGATCTTGATGATGGTGAAGGCTTTACAATTGATGCAGCGAAATATGGGAATGTGGGAAGATTCATCAACCACAGTTGCTCACCAAATCTTTATGCTCAAAATGTTCTTTACGATCATGACGACAAAAGAGTGCCCCATGTAATGCTTTTTGCTACCAAGAAAATACCTGCATTGAAGGAACTTTCATATGATTATAATTACAAGCTCAATCGGGTTCTTGATGCCAATGGAAACATCAAGATGAAGAAGTGTTTCTGCGGTTCTCGCAAGTGTACCGACAGGTTGTATTGA
- the LOC113778521 gene encoding G-type lectin S-receptor-like serine/threonine-protein kinase LECRK3 has product MAALLFLLFLSAFSLAAARISPSSTLTPTGKNSSWLSPSGLYAFGFYPIGNGYAVGVFLNGIPDSLRGIPDKTVVWTANRDSAIHPLNVTLVLTNDGRLILQQSPGQEVDIVNLAEDKIASASMLDSGNFVLYNSANNTIWQSFDYPTDTLLPTQRLITDDGQGQGQLFSSASENDPSTGPFRLIMQQDGTLVQYPTDAPSLDPYAYYSSYTNNGGPHVTLNLDPNGYLYLLRDNGTIIFNVTQGFPDQKTIYRATIDVDGIFRLYSYSLQYKDNWIVRYNTTSNKCEPKGICGLNAFCSNVDTDIECKCIPGFDFISPGDLSSGCQRNFSQEGCQSPKEILRFTMMPIPNTVWENASYDTFKTSIRQECEQACLNDCNCGAALFGDGGCSKQRLPLKYGKRVLTNPKVALVKVGMPGSPVGGGPSYPQLHPKKKLRLDILIISISLLVFALVILVISGVLIHIHQLGAHKNMSRYKNAEPIGDVAPRAFTYAELERATNDFKEELGQGAFGTVYKGMLMDFQKTVAVKRLEKILAEGEAEREFHNEMAVIGKTHHRNLVRLLGYCADGPKKLLVYEYMSSGSLADVLYAKENQPNWDEGIKIACDIARGILYLHEECETQIIHCDIKPQNILMDEHRCAKISDFGLAKLLKHDQTKTFTAIRGTKGYVAPEWHKKLPVTVKADVYSYGIVLLEIICRRKNIDWSFPEDQAILEEYAYDCFEAQELHKLFADDELVNMRQLERMIKIAIWCIQGEPSLRPTMKKVLLMLEGTVDIPIPPNPTSFLSST; this is encoded by the coding sequence ATGGCTGCCCTTTTGTTCTTACTCTTTTTGTCTGCATTTTCCTTAGCAGCTGCTCGAATTAGCCCGAGTTCTACTCTTACACCCACTGGCAAGAACTCATCATGGTTGTCACCTTCAGGGCTTTATGCCTTTGGGTTCTATCCCATAGGCAATGGCTATGCTGTGGGAGTTTTCCTCAATGGAATTCCTGATTCCCTCAGAGGAATTCCTGATAAGACCGTAGTATGGACAGCCAATAGGGATAGTGCCATTCATCCACTGAATGTTACACTGGTTCTAACCAATGATGGAAGGCTAATCCTGCAGCAGTCACCAGGCCAAGAAGTAGACATTGTCAATCTTGCTGAAGACAAGATTGCTTCAGCTTCTATGCTAGATTCAGGAAATTTTGTCCTGTACAATTCTGCTAACAACACCATATGGCAGAGTTTTGATTATCCAACTGACACCCTTTTACCCACTCAGCGTCTTATAACTGATGACGGGCAAGGTCAGGGGCAGCTGTTTTCAAGTGCTTCAGAAAATGATCCTTCAACAGGGCCTTTCCGCCTAATTATGCAGCAAGATGGAACCCTGGTGCAATATCCTACAGATGCACCGAGTTTAGATCCATATGCTTACTACTCATCATACACTAATAATGGCGGGCCGCATGTGACCCTGAATCTTGACCCAAATGGATATCTCTACCTGTTGAGGGACAATGGCACCATAATATTCAATGTCACTCAAGGATTCCCCGATCAGAAAACAATCTATCGCGCAACCATTGATGTGGATGGTATTTTTCGGCTATATTCATATTCTCTCCAGTACAAAGACAACTGGATCGTCAGGTATAACACTACATCAAATAAATGTGAACCCAAAGGCATATGCGGACTCAATGCCTTCTGCAGCAATGTAGATACTGACATCGAATGTAAGTGCATTCCAGGATTCGATTTTATTTCTCCAGGTGACCTCAGCTCAGGGTGTCAGAGAAATTTTTCACAAGAGGGATGTCAATCCCCGAAAGAAATCCTCAGATTCACAATGATGCCAATACCAAACACAGTCTGGGAAAATGCTTCATATGACACATTCAAGACAAGCATAAGACAAGAATGCGAACAGGCTTGTCTAAACGATTGCAACTGTGGCGCAGCGTTATTTGGAGATGGTGGATGCAGCAAGCAAAGGCTTCCATTGAAATATGGGAAAAGAGTGCTGACTAATCCAAAAGTTGCTCTTGTGAAGGTGGGCATGCCTGGTTCCCCAGTTGGAGGTGGTCCGAGCTATCCCCAATTACACCCCAAGAAAAAGTTGCGTCTGGATATCTTAATCATCAGCatttcacttcttgtttttgcCCTGGTGATACTTGTAATTTCTGGGGTTCTTATTCATATACATCAATTAGGTGCTCACAAAAACATGTCCAGATACAAGAATGCTGAACCAATCGGCGATGTTGCCCCGCGGGCATTCACCTATGCAGAACTAGAGCGGGCAACAAATGACTTCAAAGAAGAGCTGGGACAAGGAGCATTTGGAACTGTTTACAAAGGTATGCTGATGGATTTCCAGAAGACAGTCGCCGTGAAAAGACTGGAAAAAATATTAGCTGAAGGGGAAGCAGAAAGGGAGTTCCATAATGAGATGGCAGTGATTGGAAAAACACATCATCGTAATCTTGTCCGGTTACTTGGTTACTGTGCTGATGGACCTAAGAAGCTTCTAGTGTATGAATACATGAGCAGCGGATCATTGGCGGATGTCCTTTATGCCAAAGAGAACCAGCCCAACTGGGATGAAGGGATTAAAATTGCTTGTGACATTGCAAGAGGTATTCTCTACTTACATGAAGAGTGTGAGACACAAATCATCCATTGTGACATCAAACCTCAAAATATCCTCATGGATGAACACAGATGTGCAAAAATCTCAGATTTTGGCCTAGCAAAACTCTTAAAGCATGATCAGACCAAAACCTTTACTGCAATCAGAGGGACAAAAGGCTATGTTGCACCAGAATGGCATAAAAAATTGCCAGTCACAGTTAAAGCAGATGTGTACAGCTATGGGATTGTGCTGCTCGAGATCATATGTCGCCGAAAGAACATTGATTGGAGCTTCCCCGAGGATCAAGCTATTCTTGAAGAATATGCTTATGATTGCTTTGAGGCTCAAGAGTTGCATAAATTGTTTGCTGATGATGAGCTTGTTAACATGAGACAACTGGAAAGAATGATCAAGATAGCTATCTGGTGCATCCAAGGAGAGCCCTCACTTCGTCCCACAATGAAGAAAGTTCTGCTAATGCTAGAAGGGACAGTAGATATCCCAATACCACCAAATCCTACTTCTTTTCTCAGTTCTACCTAG
- the LOC113776897 gene encoding cycloeucalenol cycloisomerase-like — MWLAQNPSKRWGEIFFLLYTPFWLTLCLGIVVPYKLYETFTEWEYLLIGLVSAVPTFVVPLLFVGKADRNVSWSNRHWVKANLWMMIFSYVGNYFWTHYFFKVLGASYTFPSWRMNDVPHTTFLLAHVCFLFYHVVSNITLRRLQHAIAALPETIQWAFKAGWILALAYVIAYLETVAIANFPYYTFVDRASMYKVGSLFYAIYFIVSFPMFRRVDEKPGDPWNLPRVAIDALGAAMLVTILLDLWRIFLGPIVPIPDSKQCLQSGLPWFAEHTQQF; from the coding sequence ATGTGGTTAGCTCAAAATCCAAGTAAGCGATGGGGCGAAATATTCTTTCTTCTATATACACCTTTCTGGTTAACCCTTTGCCTTGGCATTGTTGTTCCTTACAAGTTATATGAGACATTCACAGAATGGGAGTATCTGCTTATTGGTCTTGTTTCGGCAGTTCCTACGTTTGTAGTACCACTTCTATTTGTTGGAAAGGCTGATAGAAATGTTTCTTGGAGCAATCGCCATTGGGTAAAGGCTAATCTCTGGATGATGATTTTCAGTTATGTTGGAAATTACTTTTGGACTCACTACTTTTTCAAAGTTTTGGGCGCATCGTATACCTTTCCATCATGGAGGATGAATGATGTACCCCATACAACTTTCCTCCTTGCTCACGTCTGCTTCTTGTTTTACCATGTTGTTTCAAACATTACTCTTCGTAGACTACAACATGCAATTGCTGCGTTGCCTGAGACAATTCAATGGGCTTTTAAGGCTGGCTGGATTCTGGCTCTTGCTTATGTCATTGCATACCTGGAGACAGTGGCTATTGCAAATTTTCCCTATTATACGTTTGTGGACCGAGCATCCATGTACAAAGTTGGCAGCTTGTTTTATGCAATTTATTTCATTGTCAGCTTCCCAATGTTTCGGAGGGTTGATGAAAAACCTGGCGATCCGTGGAACCTACCCAGAGTGGCCATTGATGCCTTGGGGGCTGCAATGCTTGTTACAATTTTACTAGACTTGTGGCGCATTTTCCTTGGACCTATTGTTCCTATTCCTGATTCAAAACAGTGTCTTCAATCAGGATTACCATGGTTTGCCGAACATACCCAACAATTCTGA
- the LOC113778437 gene encoding UPF0235 protein C15orf40 gives MAPNKKSKPKLNSAESTQSPSTSQSKFPACLRSVPPSSVAITIHAKPGSKLATITDINDEALGVQIDAPAKDGEANAALLDYISSVIGVKRRQVSIGSGLKSRDKVVVVEEVTLQGVFDALDKVLKGQ, from the exons ATGGCTCCAAATAAGAAATCCAAACCCAAACTCAACTCAGCCGAGTCAACTCAGTCTCCATCCACTTCTCAATCCAAATTCCCCGCCTGCCTCCGCTCCGTTCCTCCTTCCTCCGTCGCCATCACCATCCACGCCAAGCCCGGTTCCAAGCTCGCCACCATCACTG ATATTAATGATGAAGCATTAGGAGTCCAAATTGATGCCCCTGCCAAAGACGGCGAAGCTAATGCTGCACTTCTTGATTACATCAGCTCT GTGATAGGGGTCAAAAGAAGACAAGTTTCTATAGGCTCTGGTTTGAAATCACGGGACAAGGTTGTGGTTGTAGAGGAAGTAACTTTACAGGGTGTGTTTGATGCGCTTGACAAAGTATTAAAGGGCCAATAA